A genomic stretch from Pseudomonas alkylphenolica includes:
- a CDS encoding DHA2 family efflux MFS transporter permease subunit, whose protein sequence is MSNNASFSPPSLLLTTIGLSLATFMQVLDTTIANVALPTISGNLGVSAEQGTWVITSFAVSNAIALPLTGWLSRRFGEVKLFIWATLLFVLASFLCGIARSMPELVGFRVLQGIVAGPLYPMTQTLLIAVYPPAKRGMALALLAMVTVVAPIAGPILGGWITDSYSWPWIFFINVPIGLFAAAVVRQQMRTRPVTTQRQPMDYIGLLTLIIGVGALQIVLDKGNDLDWFESSFIVIGSLISVVFLAIFIIWELTDKHPVVNLRLFVHRNFRIGTIVLVGGYAGFFGINLILPQWLQTQMGYTATWAGLAVAPIGLLPVLMSPFVGKYAHKFDLRLLAGLAFLAIGTSCFMRAGFTNEVDFQHIALVQLFMGIGVALFFMPTLSILLSDLPPHQIADGSGLATFLRTLGGSFAASLTTWIWIRRADQHHAYLSESISTYEPATREALNQLGGANVQSYAQLERMLSSQAYMMSTVDYFTLMGWVFAGLILLVWLARPPFAAKAGPAAAGH, encoded by the coding sequence ATGAGCAACAACGCGTCATTCAGCCCGCCAAGCCTGCTGTTGACCACCATCGGGCTGTCGTTGGCAACCTTCATGCAGGTGCTCGATACCACCATCGCCAACGTCGCGTTGCCGACCATTTCCGGCAACCTGGGAGTGAGTGCGGAGCAGGGCACCTGGGTGATTACCTCGTTCGCGGTGAGCAACGCCATTGCCTTGCCGTTGACCGGCTGGCTGAGCCGGCGCTTTGGTGAGGTGAAGCTGTTTATCTGGGCCACGCTGCTGTTTGTGCTGGCGTCGTTTCTCTGTGGTATCGCCCGCTCGATGCCGGAGCTGGTGGGTTTCCGGGTGCTGCAAGGTATCGTTGCCGGCCCTCTGTACCCGATGACCCAGACGCTACTGATCGCCGTCTATCCGCCAGCCAAGCGCGGTATGGCGCTGGCGTTGCTGGCGATGGTCACGGTGGTGGCACCGATTGCAGGTCCCATCCTCGGCGGCTGGATCACCGACAGCTACAGCTGGCCGTGGATTTTCTTCATCAACGTGCCAATTGGCCTGTTTGCCGCAGCGGTGGTGCGTCAGCAGATGCGCACCCGGCCGGTCACGACCCAGCGCCAACCCATGGACTATATCGGCCTGCTGACCCTGATCATTGGCGTCGGCGCCCTGCAGATCGTGCTGGACAAGGGCAATGACCTGGACTGGTTCGAGTCGAGCTTCATTGTGATCGGCAGCCTGATCTCGGTGGTGTTCCTGGCGATTTTTATCATCTGGGAACTGACCGACAAGCATCCGGTGGTCAATCTGCGGCTGTTCGTGCACCGCAACTTTCGTATCGGCACCATTGTGTTGGTCGGCGGTTATGCGGGTTTTTTCGGCATCAACCTGATCCTGCCGCAGTGGCTGCAGACCCAGATGGGCTACACCGCTACCTGGGCGGGGCTGGCGGTGGCGCCGATCGGATTGCTGCCGGTGCTGATGTCGCCGTTTGTCGGCAAGTACGCGCATAAGTTCGACCTGCGTTTATTGGCAGGGCTGGCGTTCCTGGCGATCGGCACCAGCTGCTTCATGCGTGCCGGGTTCACCAATGAAGTGGACTTCCAGCATATCGCCCTGGTGCAGCTGTTCATGGGCATTGGCGTGGCGCTGTTCTTCATGCCGACCTTGAGCATCCTGCTCTCGGACCTGCCACCGCATCAAATCGCCGATGGCTCGGGGCTGGCCACCTTCCTGCGCACCCTGGGCGGTAGCTTCGCGGCCTCGTTGACCACCTGGATCTGGATTCGCCGGGCTGACCAGCATCATGCCTATCTCAGTGAAAGCATCAGCACCTATGAGCCTGCCACCCGTGAAGCACTCAATCAGCTGGGCGGTGCGAACGTGCAGTCTTACGCGCAGCTGGAGCGCATGCTCAGCAGTCAGGCGTACATGATGTCGACGGTGGATTACTTCACCCTGATGGGCTGGGTGTTTGCTGGGTTGATTTTATTGGTGTGGCTGGCCAGGCCGCCATTTGCCGCCAAGGCTGGGCCGGCGGCGGCAGGACATTGA
- a CDS encoding sensor histidine kinase has translation MPLPNPSKGWSSSTSRLLALYSFLFVAWSSVLMGVLYFEVSGYLNKLTRHSLLQRQHLFAHMSGKQLDDALIASQAFEERSFDAYGLFDAQFNPLGGQIRQLPTELGLDGKIHELSRCLDADDPHLPRDSCDAVAIKVRDGRWLVLVRDNGSLFVVTRIILHALLWGLSLTIIPGIAGWYLLRRRPLKRIRAIQATAEQIVSGDLTQRLPLSQRRDELDMLAAIVNAMLDRIERLMHEVKGVCDNIAHDLRTPLTRLRAQLYRIRQQAGDESPQAEALEQAIGETDTLMARFRGLLRISELEDRQRRAGFVELDPRALLVEMHDFYLPLAEDGDIRLRLDVPAQLPPLNGDRELLFEALANLLGNAIKFTPAGGQVRMGASSENGVVKIAVEDSGPGIPEDEREAVLKRFYRSEEGHRHPGFGLGLSVVAAIVDLHGFALEVGASELGGAKLVLHCRTGVVG, from the coding sequence ATGCCATTGCCGAACCCGTCTAAGGGCTGGAGTTCTTCGACCAGCCGCCTGCTGGCGCTGTACAGCTTTCTGTTCGTGGCCTGGAGCAGCGTCCTCATGGGGGTGTTGTACTTCGAGGTCTCGGGCTATCTGAACAAGCTCACCCGCCATTCGCTGCTGCAACGCCAGCACCTGTTTGCGCACATGAGCGGTAAACAGCTGGACGACGCACTGATCGCCAGCCAGGCCTTCGAAGAGCGCAGTTTCGATGCCTATGGCCTGTTCGACGCCCAGTTCAACCCCTTGGGCGGGCAGATCCGCCAGCTGCCAACCGAGCTGGGCCTGGACGGCAAGATCCACGAACTGAGCCGCTGCCTCGACGCCGACGACCCACACCTGCCGCGCGACAGTTGCGACGCCGTGGCGATCAAGGTCCGTGATGGCCGCTGGCTGGTGCTGGTACGTGACAACGGCTCACTGTTCGTGGTTACCCGCATCATTCTGCACGCCCTGCTCTGGGGCCTGTCGCTGACCATCATCCCCGGCATCGCCGGCTGGTACCTGTTGCGCCGCCGGCCGCTCAAGCGCATCCGCGCGATCCAGGCCACCGCCGAACAGATCGTCTCCGGCGACCTGACCCAGCGCCTGCCGCTGTCCCAGCGCCGCGATGAACTGGACATGCTCGCTGCCATCGTCAACGCCATGCTCGACCGCATCGAGCGCCTGATGCATGAGGTCAAGGGTGTCTGCGACAACATCGCCCACGACCTGCGCACCCCGCTGACCCGCCTGCGCGCCCAGCTCTATCGTATTCGCCAGCAGGCCGGCGACGAGTCACCCCAGGCTGAAGCGCTGGAGCAGGCGATTGGCGAAACCGACACCTTGATGGCACGTTTTCGCGGCTTGCTGCGCATCAGCGAGCTGGAGGATCGTCAACGCCGGGCCGGGTTTGTCGAACTCGACCCGCGCGCCCTGCTGGTGGAAATGCACGATTTCTACCTTCCACTGGCTGAAGATGGCGATATTCGCCTGCGCCTTGATGTGCCTGCACAACTGCCGCCGCTCAATGGTGACCGCGAGCTGTTGTTCGAAGCGCTGGCTAATCTACTCGGCAATGCCATCAAGTTCACCCCTGCGGGCGGTCAGGTGCGCATGGGCGCCAGCAGCGAAAATGGCGTGGTGAAAATCGCGGTGGAAGACAGCGGACCGGGGATTCCCGAGGATGAGCGTGAGGCGGTGTTGAAGCGTTTCTATCGCAGCGAGGAAGGCCATCGTCACCCGGGGTTCGGGCTAGGACTGTCGGTGGTTGCGGCGATTGTCGACCTGCATGGCTTTGCCCTGGAGGTCGGGGCCAGTGAGCTGGGTGGAGCGAAGTTGGTGTTGCATTGCCGGACCGGGGTGGTCGGTTAG
- a CDS encoding HlyD family efflux transporter periplasmic adaptor subunit, whose product MNTPESASPAQDLNNTGKRKTWLLGLALLVVVGGGAVWAWHALYGRWNEETDDAYVNGNVVEITPLVTGTVVSIGADDGDLVHAGQVLIEFDPSDAEVGLQSAEAQLARAVRQVRGLYSNVDGMKAQVAARQAEQTKAQENYNRRKTLAAGGAISLEELSHARDDLSSAQSALLNAKQQLNTTTALVDDTVVSSHPQVMAAAADLRQAYLAVARTTLVAPVTGYVAKRTVQLGQRLQPGTATMAVIPLDQLWIDANFKETQLRNMRIGQPVDIVADLYGSEVKYNGTIDSLGAGTGSAFALLPAQNATGNWIKIVQRVPVRIHINAEQLAAHPLRIGLSTQVTVDLHDQSGPVLAQLPPQKASFATQVYDRQLVEADAMIARLIHDNSQGPGKTAQR is encoded by the coding sequence ATGAACACGCCGGAAAGTGCCAGCCCAGCGCAAGACCTCAACAACACTGGTAAACGCAAAACCTGGCTGCTTGGCCTTGCTTTGCTGGTGGTCGTCGGCGGCGGTGCAGTCTGGGCCTGGCACGCGCTGTACGGGCGCTGGAACGAAGAGACCGACGACGCCTATGTCAACGGCAACGTCGTGGAAATCACCCCGCTGGTGACCGGTACCGTGGTCAGTATCGGTGCCGACGACGGTGATCTGGTGCATGCAGGGCAGGTGCTGATCGAGTTCGACCCCAGCGATGCCGAAGTCGGGCTGCAGTCCGCCGAGGCCCAGCTGGCCCGTGCAGTGCGCCAGGTACGCGGCCTGTACAGCAATGTCGATGGCATGAAGGCTCAGGTGGCGGCGCGTCAGGCCGAGCAGACCAAGGCCCAGGAAAACTACAACCGGCGCAAGACCCTCGCTGCCGGCGGGGCCATTTCCCTGGAAGAGCTGTCCCACGCCCGTGACGACCTGTCTTCGGCGCAGAGCGCGCTGCTCAACGCCAAGCAGCAGCTCAACACGACCACCGCACTGGTCGATGACACCGTGGTCTCCTCGCATCCGCAAGTCATGGCCGCCGCTGCCGACTTGCGCCAGGCCTACCTGGCCGTCGCCCGCACCACCCTGGTGGCACCGGTCACCGGCTACGTGGCCAAGCGCACCGTGCAGTTGGGGCAGCGCCTGCAGCCGGGTACCGCGACCATGGCGGTAATCCCGCTGGACCAGCTCTGGATCGACGCCAACTTCAAGGAAACCCAGTTGCGCAACATGCGCATCGGTCAACCGGTGGACATCGTCGCCGATCTGTACGGCAGCGAAGTCAAATACAACGGCACCATCGACAGTCTCGGCGCCGGCACCGGCAGTGCCTTCGCCCTGTTGCCGGCGCAGAATGCTACCGGTAACTGGATCAAGATCGTCCAGCGGGTGCCGGTGCGCATCCATATCAATGCCGAACAACTGGCCGCCCATCCGTTGCGTATCGGCCTGTCGACCCAGGTCACGGTCGATCTGCACGACCAGAGCGGGCCGGTGCTGGCGCAGTTGCCGCCACAGAAGGCATCGTTTGCCACCCAGGTGTATGACCGCCAGCTGGTCGAGGCCGATGCAATGATCGCGCGGCTGATCCATGACAACAGCCAAGGCCCTGGCAAGACGGCGCAGCGATGA
- a CDS encoding branched-chain amino acid aminotransferase, with protein MSNESINWDKLGFDYIKTDKRYLSYFRNGEWDKGTLTEDNVLHISEGSTALHYGQQCFEGMKAYRCKDGSINLFRPDQNALRMQRSCDRLLMPQVPTEQFIDACKQVVKANERFIPPYGKGALYLRPFVIGVGDNIGVRTAPEFIFSIFAIPVGSYFKGGMTPHKFLISDYDRAAPQGTGAAKVGGNYAASLQPGYKAKQAGFADCIYLDPLTHTKIEEVGSANFFGITANNEFVTPKSASVLPGITRLSLMELAESRLGLKVIEGDVLINDLKRFKEAGACGTAAVITPIGGIHYNGELHVFHSETEVGPVTRKLYDELTGIQSGDIEGPAGWIVKVA; from the coding sequence ATGAGTAACGAAAGCATTAACTGGGACAAGCTGGGCTTCGACTACATCAAGACTGACAAGCGCTACCTGTCCTACTTCCGTAATGGCGAGTGGGACAAGGGCACCCTGACCGAAGACAACGTGCTGCACATCAGCGAAGGTTCGACCGCGCTGCATTATGGCCAGCAATGTTTCGAAGGCATGAAGGCCTACCGCTGCAAGGACGGCTCGATCAACCTGTTCCGCCCGGACCAGAACGCCCTGCGCATGCAGCGCAGCTGCGATCGCCTGCTGATGCCACAGGTGCCTACCGAACAGTTCATCGACGCCTGCAAACAGGTGGTCAAGGCCAACGAACGCTTCATTCCGCCATACGGCAAAGGTGCACTGTACCTGCGTCCGTTCGTTATCGGCGTAGGCGACAACATCGGTGTGCGCACCGCGCCGGAATTCATCTTCTCGATCTTCGCCATCCCGGTCGGCTCGTACTTCAAAGGCGGCATGACCCCGCACAAGTTCCTGATTTCCGATTACGACCGTGCTGCCCCACAAGGCACCGGCGCGGCCAAGGTCGGTGGCAACTACGCGGCCAGCCTGCAACCGGGCTACAAGGCCAAGCAAGCCGGTTTTGCCGACTGCATCTACCTTGATCCGCTGACCCACACCAAGATCGAGGAAGTCGGTTCGGCCAACTTCTTCGGCATCACCGCCAATAACGAATTCGTCACCCCGAAATCCGCCTCCGTGCTGCCGGGGATCACCCGTCTGTCGCTGATGGAACTGGCCGAATCGCGTCTTGGCTTGAAGGTGATTGAAGGCGACGTGCTGATCAATGACCTGAAACGCTTCAAAGAAGCAGGTGCCTGCGGCACCGCGGCTGTGATTACGCCGATCGGTGGCATCCACTACAACGGCGAGCTGCATGTGTTCCACAGCGAGACCGAAGTCGGTCCGGTGACCCGCAAGCTCTACGACGAGCTGACCGGCATCCAGAGCGGCGACATCGAAGGCCCGGCGGGCTGGATCGTCAAGGTCGCCTGA
- a CDS encoding glutamine--tRNA ligase/YqeY domain fusion protein, producing MSKPTADTAPNAAAKGAPAVPANFLRPIVQADLDSGKHSSIVTRFPPEPNGYLHIGHAKSICVNFGLAQEFGGACHLRFDDTNPAKEDQEYIDAIQSDVQWLGFQWTGPVRYASEYFDQLHDWAVDLIKSGNAYVCDLTPEQAKEYRGNLTEPGKNSPFRERSVEENLDLFARMKAGEFKDGERVLRAKIDMASPNMNLRDPILYRIRHAHHHQTGDKWCIYPNYDFTHGQSDAIEGITHSICTLEFEGHRPLYEWFLEHLPVPAKPRQYEFSRLNLSYTITSKRKLKQLVDEQHVNGWDDPRMSTLSGFRRRGYTPASIRNFCEMIGTNRSDGVVDMSMLEFSIRDDLDRTAPRAMCVLRPLKVVITNYPEGQVENLELPRHPKEDMGMRALPFEREIYIDRDDFMEEPPKGYKRLEPAGEVRLRGSYVIRADEAVKDADGNIVELRCSYDPDTLGKNPEGRKVKGVIHWVPAAASVECEVRLYDRLFRSANPEKTDDGGSFLDNINPDSLQVLTGCRAEPSLGQAQPEDRFQFEREGYFCADLKDSQPGRPVFNRTVTLRDSWGS from the coding sequence ATGAGCAAGCCCACTGCCGACACCGCTCCCAACGCCGCTGCCAAAGGCGCTCCCGCCGTCCCTGCGAACTTCCTGCGTCCGATCGTGCAGGCCGACCTGGACTCGGGCAAGCACAGCAGCATCGTCACCCGTTTCCCGCCTGAGCCCAACGGTTACCTGCACATCGGCCATGCCAAGTCGATCTGTGTGAACTTCGGCCTGGCCCAGGAATTCGGCGGAGCCTGTCACCTGCGTTTCGATGACACCAACCCGGCCAAAGAGGACCAGGAGTACATCGACGCCATCCAGAGCGATGTGCAGTGGCTGGGCTTCCAGTGGACCGGCCCGGTGCGCTACGCCTCCGAGTACTTCGACCAGTTGCACGACTGGGCCGTGGACCTGATCAAGTCGGGCAACGCCTACGTCTGCGACCTGACCCCTGAGCAGGCCAAGGAATACCGTGGCAACCTGACCGAGCCAGGCAAGAACAGCCCGTTCCGCGAGCGCAGTGTCGAAGAAAACCTCGATCTGTTCGCCCGGATGAAGGCTGGCGAGTTCAAGGACGGTGAGCGTGTACTGCGGGCCAAGATCGACATGGCCTCGCCGAACATGAACCTGCGCGACCCGATCCTCTATCGCATCCGCCATGCCCACCACCACCAGACCGGTGACAAGTGGTGCATCTACCCCAACTACGACTTCACCCACGGTCAGTCGGACGCCATCGAAGGCATCACCCACTCCATCTGCACCCTGGAGTTCGAAGGCCATCGTCCGCTGTACGAGTGGTTCCTCGAGCACCTGCCGGTGCCGGCCAAGCCGCGCCAGTACGAGTTCAGCCGCCTGAACCTGAGCTACACCATCACCAGCAAGCGCAAGCTCAAGCAACTGGTCGACGAGCAGCACGTCAACGGCTGGGACGACCCGCGCATGTCGACCCTGTCGGGTTTCCGCCGCCGCGGCTACACCCCGGCCTCGATCCGCAATTTCTGCGAAATGATCGGCACCAACCGTTCCGACGGCGTGGTCGACATGTCGATGCTCGAGTTCAGCATCCGTGACGACCTCGACCGTACCGCACCACGTGCCATGTGCGTGCTGCGTCCGTTGAAAGTGGTCATCACCAACTACCCGGAAGGCCAGGTCGAGAACCTCGAACTGCCTCGCCACCCGAAAGAAGACATGGGCATGCGTGCGCTGCCGTTCGAGCGTGAGATCTACATCGATCGCGACGACTTCATGGAAGAGCCGCCAAAAGGCTACAAGCGCCTGGAGCCTGCCGGTGAAGTGCGCCTGCGCGGCAGCTACGTGATCCGCGCTGATGAAGCAGTCAAGGACGCCGACGGCAACATCGTCGAACTGCGCTGCTCCTATGATCCGGACACCCTGGGCAAAAACCCTGAGGGTCGCAAGGTCAAGGGCGTGATCCACTGGGTGCCGGCTGCGGCCAGCGTCGAGTGCGAAGTGCGTCTGTACGACCGCCTGTTCCGCTCGGCCAACCCCGAGAAGACCGACGATGGCGGCAGCTTCCTCGACAACATCAATCCCGATTCGCTGCAGGTACTCACTGGTTGTCGTGCGGAACCTTCCCTGGGCCAGGCCCAGCCAGAAGACCGCTTCCAGTTCGAGCGCGAAGGTTACTTCTGCGCCGACCTGAAAGACTCCCAGCCGGGTCGCCCGGTATTCAACCGGACTGTGACCCTGCGCGATTCGTGGGGCAGCTGA
- the cysS gene encoding cysteine--tRNA ligase translates to MLTIYNTLSKTKEVFKPLDGNKVRMYVCGMTVYDFCHLGHGRSMVAFDLVTRWLRYSGYDLTYVRNITDIDDKIINRANENGESFDALTARMIDAMHEDERRLNILPPDQEPRATDHIAGMHAMIQTLIDKGYAYAPGNGDVYYRVGKFVGYGKLSRKKIEDLRIGARIEVDEAKQDPLDFVLWKGVKPGEPSWESPWGAGRPGWHIECSVMSTCCLGESFDIHGGGNDLEFPHHENEIAQSEAATGKQYANSWMHCGMIRINGEKMSKSLNNFFTIRDVLDKYHPEVVRYLLVSSHYRSSINYSEDSLRESKGALERFYHALRGLPRVEAKGGETYVERFTLAMNDDFGTPEACAVLFDLVREINRLRESDPEAAAGLAGRLRQLGDLLGVLQLDADDFLRAGAEGKVDAAEVEALIQARLQARADKNWAESDRIRDQITAMGVVLEDSKGATTWRLAD, encoded by the coding sequence GTGCTTACCATCTACAACACGCTTAGCAAGACCAAGGAAGTTTTCAAGCCGCTCGACGGCAACAAGGTGCGGATGTACGTCTGCGGCATGACCGTGTACGACTTCTGCCACCTGGGCCACGGCCGCAGCATGGTCGCCTTCGACCTGGTCACCCGCTGGCTGCGTTACAGCGGCTACGACCTGACCTACGTGCGCAACATCACCGACATCGATGACAAGATCATCAACCGGGCCAACGAAAACGGCGAGTCGTTCGACGCGCTGACCGCCCGCATGATCGACGCGATGCACGAAGACGAGCGCCGCCTGAACATCCTGCCGCCGGACCAGGAGCCGCGTGCCACCGACCATATCGCCGGCATGCACGCGATGATCCAGACCCTGATCGACAAGGGCTACGCCTACGCGCCAGGTAATGGTGACGTGTACTACCGGGTCGGCAAGTTCGTCGGCTATGGCAAGTTGTCGCGCAAGAAGATCGAAGACCTGCGCATCGGTGCGCGGATCGAGGTCGACGAAGCGAAGCAGGACCCGCTCGATTTCGTCCTCTGGAAGGGCGTCAAGCCGGGCGAGCCGAGCTGGGAGTCGCCGTGGGGCGCGGGGCGTCCGGGCTGGCACATCGAGTGCTCGGTGATGTCCACCTGCTGCCTGGGCGAGAGCTTCGACATTCACGGCGGTGGCAACGACCTGGAGTTCCCGCACCACGAGAACGAAATCGCTCAGAGCGAAGCCGCCACCGGCAAGCAGTACGCCAACTCGTGGATGCATTGCGGCATGATTCGCATCAATGGCGAGAAGATGTCCAAGTCCTTGAACAACTTCTTCACCATTCGCGACGTGCTCGACAAGTATCACCCGGAGGTGGTGCGCTATCTGCTGGTGTCGAGCCACTACCGCAGCTCGATCAACTACTCCGAAGACAGCCTGCGCGAGTCCAAGGGTGCCCTGGAGCGTTTCTACCATGCGCTGCGTGGCTTGCCGCGCGTCGAAGCCAAAGGTGGCGAGACTTACGTCGAGCGTTTCACCCTGGCAATGAACGACGACTTCGGTACGCCTGAAGCTTGCGCCGTGCTGTTCGACCTGGTGCGTGAGATCAACCGTCTGCGCGAAAGTGATCCAGAGGCAGCGGCTGGCCTGGCCGGTCGTCTGCGTCAGCTGGGTGACCTGCTGGGTGTGCTGCAACTGGACGCCGACGACTTCCTGCGGGCCGGCGCTGAAGGCAAGGTCGATGCGGCTGAAGTCGAAGCCTTGATCCAGGCGCGCCTGCAGGCGCGTGCGGACAAGAACTGGGCAGAGTCGGATCGCATCCGTGACCAGATCACCGCCATGGGTGTGGTGCTGGAAGACAGCAAGGGTGCCACTACCTGGCGTCTGGCTGACTGA
- a CDS encoding UDP-2,3-diacylglucosamine diphosphatase: MILLISDLHLQEERPDITRAFLDLLDGRARHAEALYILGDFFEAWIGDDAMTPFQTTICQALRALSDSGTQVYLMHGNRDFLIGEAFCKAAGATLLADPSVVRMGGESVLLMHGDSLCTLDIGYMKMRRYLRNPLSLWILRHLPLGTRQKLARKLRSESKAQTRMKANDIVDVTPEEVPRIMAEYGVHTLVHGHTHRPAIHKLMVEDQPARRIVLGDWDRQGWALQVDEQGFQLQPFAFP, encoded by the coding sequence GTGATACTGCTGATCTCTGATCTGCACCTGCAAGAAGAACGCCCGGACATTACCCGGGCGTTTCTTGATCTGCTCGACGGTCGTGCGCGCCACGCCGAGGCGCTGTACATCCTCGGTGACTTTTTCGAGGCTTGGATCGGCGACGATGCCATGACGCCTTTCCAGACCACGATCTGCCAGGCCCTGCGCGCCTTGAGCGACAGCGGCACGCAGGTCTACCTGATGCATGGCAACCGCGACTTCCTGATCGGCGAAGCCTTCTGCAAGGCGGCTGGCGCCACCCTGCTGGCCGACCCCAGCGTGGTGCGCATGGGCGGCGAATCGGTGTTGCTGATGCATGGCGACAGCCTGTGCACCCTGGACATCGGCTATATGAAGATGCGCCGATACCTGCGCAATCCCCTGAGCCTGTGGATCCTCCGCCACCTCCCCCTCGGCACCCGGCAGAAGCTGGCGCGCAAGCTACGCAGCGAAAGCAAGGCGCAGACGCGGATGAAGGCCAACGACATTGTCGACGTGACGCCGGAAGAAGTGCCGCGGATCATGGCCGAATATGGCGTGCACACCCTGGTCCACGGGCACACCCACCGACCGGCGATCCACAAGCTGATGGTCGAGGACCAACCGGCGCGACGTATCGTGCTGGGGGATTGGGACCGTCAGGGTTGGGCGTTGCAGGTGGATGAGCAAGGGTTTCAGTTGCAGCCTTTTGCTTTTCCTTGA
- a CDS encoding response regulator transcription factor, producing the protein MPRVLTIEDDAVTAQEIVAELSSHGLEVDWADNGREGLAKAIAGGYDLITLDRMLPELDGLTIVTTLRNLKIATPILMISALSDVDERVRGLRAGGDDYLTKPFASDEMAARVEVLLRRNSVPMAQTRLQVADLELDLISHEARRGEQTLNLLPTEYKLLEFLMRHAGQVITRMMIFEEVWGYHFDPGTNLIDVHIGRLRKKIDAAGQTPLIRTVRGSGYAIAEPV; encoded by the coding sequence ATGCCCCGCGTACTGACTATCGAAGACGACGCCGTGACCGCTCAGGAGATCGTCGCCGAGCTTTCCAGCCATGGCCTGGAAGTGGATTGGGCCGACAACGGCCGCGAAGGCCTGGCCAAGGCCATTGCCGGCGGTTACGACCTGATCACCCTCGATCGTATGCTCCCCGAGCTCGACGGCCTGACCATCGTCACCACTCTGCGCAACCTGAAAATCGCCACGCCGATCCTGATGATCAGCGCCCTGTCCGATGTCGACGAACGGGTGCGCGGCTTGCGTGCCGGTGGCGACGACTACCTGACCAAGCCTTTCGCCTCCGACGAAATGGCCGCCCGTGTTGAAGTGCTGCTGCGGCGCAACAGCGTGCCGATGGCGCAGACCCGCCTGCAGGTCGCCGACCTGGAACTGGACCTGATCAGCCACGAGGCGCGGCGCGGCGAGCAGACCCTCAACCTGCTGCCCACCGAGTACAAGTTGCTGGAGTTCCTCATGCGCCACGCCGGCCAGGTGATCACCCGGATGATGATCTTCGAGGAAGTCTGGGGCTATCACTTCGACCCCGGCACCAACCTGATCGATGTGCACATCGGACGCTTGCGCAAGAAGATCGATGCCGCTGGCCAGACCCCGCTGATTCGGACCGTGCGGGGCTCGGGCTATGCCATTGCCGAACCCGTCTAA
- a CDS encoding peptidylprolyl isomerase encodes MSKVKLSTNHGDIVIELNAEKAPITVANFIEYVNAGHYSNTVFHRVIGNFMIQGGGFEPGMKEKKDKRPSIQNEADNGLSNDKYTIAMARTMEPHSASAQFFINVTDNSFLNHSGKNVQGWGYAVFGKVTEGTDVVDKIKTVATGSKSGHQDVPVEDVIIEKAEIIE; translated from the coding sequence ATGTCCAAAGTCAAACTGAGCACCAATCATGGCGACATCGTCATCGAACTGAATGCCGAGAAAGCCCCGATCACCGTGGCCAACTTCATCGAATACGTGAACGCTGGCCACTACAGCAACACCGTATTCCACCGCGTCATCGGCAACTTCATGATCCAGGGCGGCGGTTTCGAGCCAGGCATGAAAGAAAAGAAAGACAAGCGCCCAAGCATCCAGAACGAAGCTGACAACGGCCTGAGCAACGACAAATACACCATTGCCATGGCCCGTACCATGGAGCCGCATTCGGCTTCGGCGCAGTTCTTCATCAACGTCACCGACAACAGCTTCCTCAACCACAGCGGCAAGAACGTCCAGGGCTGGGGCTACGCGGTTTTCGGTAAAGTCACCGAAGGCACCGACGTTGTCGACAAGATCAAGACTGTTGCCACCGGTTCCAAGTCCGGCCACCAGGACGTGCCGGTTGAAGACGTGATCATCGAGAAAGCCGAGATCATTGAGTGA
- a CDS encoding MarR family winged helix-turn-helix transcriptional regulator, with protein MQHFTPENFQTCTIGMLLGRAALVKDRILDSHLQDFGVTAAQFKVLIIVAQYGVDTPAELCRFLSLDSGSMTRMLDRLEQKDLILRRRCPDDRRQVRLALSEEGQKLADQLPQIGAAAMNELVGVLAADELATLENLLSKVLLAAGDTLTAQRIGAK; from the coding sequence ATGCAGCACTTCACCCCCGAAAACTTCCAGACCTGCACCATCGGCATGCTCCTGGGCCGCGCCGCGCTGGTCAAAGACCGCATTCTCGACAGCCACCTGCAGGACTTCGGCGTTACCGCCGCGCAGTTCAAGGTGCTGATCATCGTCGCCCAGTACGGCGTCGATACACCCGCCGAACTGTGTCGTTTCCTGTCCCTGGACAGTGGCTCGATGACCCGCATGCTTGATCGCCTTGAGCAAAAAGACCTGATCCTGCGCCGCCGCTGTCCGGATGATCGCCGCCAGGTGCGCCTGGCGCTGAGCGAGGAGGGCCAGAAGCTCGCCGATCAGTTGCCGCAGATCGGCGCGGCGGCGATGAATGAACTGGTAGGCGTGCTCGCCGCGGATGAACTGGCGACCCTGGAAAATCTGCTGAGCAAGGTGCTGCTCGCGGCGGGCGACACCCTGACAGCCCAGCGTATAGGTGCCAAATGA